In Geminocystis sp. NIES-3708, a single window of DNA contains:
- a CDS encoding DNA methyltransferase, producing the protein MIQFFVDLDFQSLKNNPDFKEDSVREVIILPLLKSLGYTENNIIRSKTLQHPFLKIGSKKRKINLIPDYLLKIENNYAWVLDAKAPNENIKEGDHIEQVYCYASHPEVRSLYFALCNGVEFSLFKTSGYDTPVLYFSLDEFDFYYEQLSQFLSLNSFQVGKAFSYNEGVFLMQRRKDAKEDAKGFSLSQFDYLHRPLLAEIIPKKQAAKRHFGVHGYFTKQVWNVVAEYIKNFSQPHDTILDPFGGSGVTAIEALMNNRKAISIDINPLAIFLVNSLISPVNFDELNQAFERVKSAYQKNEPTSPENIKNHKKYLHF; encoded by the coding sequence ATGATTCAATTTTTTGTAGATTTAGACTTTCAAAGTCTTAAAAATAATCCTGATTTTAAAGAAGATAGCGTCAGAGAAGTTATTATTTTACCTCTGTTGAAAAGTCTTGGTTACACAGAAAACAATATTATTCGCAGTAAAACCTTACAACATCCTTTTCTTAAAATTGGCAGTAAGAAACGTAAAATTAACTTAATACCTGATTACCTCTTAAAAATTGAGAATAATTATGCTTGGGTATTAGATGCTAAAGCACCGAATGAGAATATAAAAGAAGGTGATCATATTGAGCAAGTTTATTGTTATGCTAGTCATCCTGAAGTGAGAAGTCTTTATTTTGCCCTCTGTAATGGCGTTGAATTTAGTTTATTTAAAACTTCTGGTTATGATACTCCTGTTTTATATTTTTCTTTGGATGAATTTGATTTTTATTATGAGCAATTAAGTCAATTTTTGTCTTTAAATAGTTTTCAGGTTGGGAAGGCGTTTTCTTATAATGAGGGTGTTTTTCTCATGCAAAGGCGCAAAGATGCAAAGGAAGACGCTAAGGGTTTTTCTCTGAGTCAATTTGATTATCTTCATCGCCCTTTATTAGCGGAAATTATTCCGAAAAAACAAGCGGCTAAAAGACATTTTGGGGTGCATGGTTATTTCACTAAACAAGTCTGGAATGTGGTGGCAGAATATATCAAAAATTTTAGCCAACCTCATGATACTATTCTCGATCCTTTTGGTGGTAGTGGTGTCACCGCCATTGAGGCGTTAATGAATAATAGAAAAGCCATTAGTATTGACATTAATCCCCTCGCTATTTTTCTCGTTAATTCCCTCATTTCTCCTGTAAATTTCGATGAATTAAATCAAGCATTTGAAAGGGTAAAATCTGCTTATCAAAAAAATGAACCTACTAGCCCAGAAAATATAAAAAATCATAAAAAATATCTCCATTTTTAA
- a CDS encoding transposase, whose translation MNLLIEYKIIVLGDREFCSVDLAKWLSVEKQVYLSLRLKKSEYVELETDIWFRLSELGLSPGFSVYYRGIKVTKTKGFSGINLAAKWKKNYRHKSSKQPWFILTNLESMSETISAYSKRMGIEEMFRDFKLGGYNLESTKLENERLISLIILITLSYSYSTFIGEEIKRKGISEYLVRPTEKRRRYKRYSDFSIGLNGIKWLSEICFFQEQLDKLTSLFPQKQSYYRQGMRAISLIQSAF comes from the coding sequence ATTAATTTATTAATTGAATATAAAATAATCGTTTTAGGAGATAGAGAATTTTGCTCTGTGGATTTAGCAAAATGGTTATCAGTAGAGAAACAGGTTTATTTATCTCTACGTTTAAAAAAGAGTGAATATGTGGAGTTAGAAACTGATATATGGTTTCGATTGAGTGAATTAGGTTTATCTCCAGGATTCTCCGTATATTATCGAGGAATAAAAGTTACAAAAACCAAGGGATTCTCAGGAATTAATTTAGCAGCAAAATGGAAGAAAAACTATAGACATAAATCGAGTAAACAGCCATGGTTTATTCTCACAAATTTAGAAAGTATGTCGGAAACAATCTCTGCTTATTCCAAAAGAATGGGTATTGAAGAAATGTTTAGAGATTTTAAATTAGGAGGTTATAACTTAGAAAGTACAAAACTTGAAAATGAACGACTAATTTCTTTAATTATACTGATAACATTATCCTATAGTTATTCAACATTTATAGGAGAAGAAATTAAAAGAAAAGGAATAAGTGAATATCTAGTTAGACCCACAGAAAAAAGAAGAAGATATAAAAGATATAGTGATTTTTCTATTGGTTTAAATGGGATAAAATGGCTAAGTGAAATCTGCTTTTTTCAAGAACAATTAGATAAGTTAACCTCTTTATTTCCTCAGAAACAGTCCTATTATCGTCAAGGTATGAGGGCTATTTCCCTTATCCAATCTGCATTCTGA
- a CDS encoding HNH endonuclease, with product MTSISESNMLRASHIIPWSHKIDSRLNPSNGLCLFVTYDHLFDQGYISFTNSLQVIITPEYKYFSLPLQDILILVQNTQAKYPIKYQIDCDYLDYHRKNILIKY from the coding sequence ATAACTTCTATTTCTGAATCAAATATGCTTAGAGCAAGTCATATTATTCCATGGTCACATAAAATAGATAGTAGATTAAATCCTTCTAATGGTTTATGCCTTTTTGTTACATACGATCATTTATTTGATCAAGGATACATTAGTTTTACTAATTCTTTACAAGTTATAATTACACCAGAATATAAATATTTTAGTTTGCCATTACAAGATATACTAATTTTAGTACAAAATACACAAGCAAAATATCCTATAAAGTATCAAATAGACTGTGATTACCTTGATTACCATAGAAAGAATATACTTATTAAGTATTAA
- the rpmE gene encoding 50S ribosomal protein L31 has protein sequence MPKEGIHPQWYPDAKVICNGEEIMRVGSTQPEINVEVWSGNHPFYTGTQKIIDTEGRVDRFLRKYGMLSGKQENSEAETK, from the coding sequence ATGCCAAAAGAAGGAATACACCCCCAGTGGTATCCCGATGCAAAAGTTATTTGTAACGGTGAAGAAATTATGCGTGTTGGTTCAACTCAACCAGAAATTAATGTAGAAGTTTGGTCTGGTAATCATCCTTTTTATACTGGTACTCAAAAAATTATTGACACTGAAGGTAGGGTTGATCGTTTCTTACGTAAATACGGTATGCTCAGTGGTAAACAAGAAAATTCTGAAGCTGAAACAAAATAA
- the rpsI gene encoding 30S ribosomal protein S9 gives MSDKVVYLGTGRRKSSVARVRLVPGTGAVKVNKREGSEYFQQIQDYIQALKAPLETLGLENEYDIIVNSHGGGLTGQSDAVKLGVARALCQLDPENRQPLKAEGYLTRDPRAKERKKYGLHKARKAPQFSKR, from the coding sequence ATGTCAGACAAAGTAGTTTATCTCGGTACAGGTCGTCGTAAATCTTCTGTTGCCAGAGTTCGCCTTGTACCCGGTACAGGTGCTGTTAAAGTTAATAAAAGAGAAGGTTCTGAGTACTTCCAACAAATTCAAGATTATATTCAAGCCTTAAAAGCACCTTTAGAAACTTTAGGTTTAGAAAATGAATATGATATTATCGTAAATTCTCATGGTGGCGGTTTAACAGGTCAATCCGATGCAGTTAAATTAGGGGTAGCAAGAGCATTATGTCAACTTGATCCTGAAAATCGTCAACCCTTGAAAGCTGAAGGTTATTTAACTCGTGATCCCCGTGCTAAAGAGCGTAAAAAATATGGTTTACATAAAGCTCGTAAAGCTCCTCAGTTCTCTAAACGTTAA
- the rplM gene encoding 50S ribosomal protein L13, producing MNKTPVPKLEDLEKKWFIVDAQDQRLGRLATEIANVLRGKNKPTFTPHLDTGDFVIVVNAEKVVVTGKKGEQKLYRRHSGRPGGMKIETFDKLQKRIPERIIETAVKGMLPKNSLGRTLFTKLKVYSGSAHPHEAQQPAVLTINTIPGGNK from the coding sequence ATGAATAAAACACCAGTTCCTAAATTAGAAGATTTAGAAAAAAAATGGTTTATTGTTGATGCTCAAGATCAACGTCTCGGAAGATTAGCCACCGAAATTGCTAATGTTTTGAGAGGAAAAAATAAACCAACTTTTACCCCTCACTTAGATACAGGGGATTTTGTCATAGTAGTCAATGCTGAAAAAGTTGTGGTTACAGGCAAAAAAGGTGAACAAAAGCTTTATCGTCGTCACTCAGGGCGCCCCGGTGGGATGAAAATCGAAACCTTTGATAAATTACAAAAACGTATCCCTGAAAGAATTATCGAAACTGCTGTTAAAGGTATGTTACCTAAAAATAGCTTAGGCAGAACTTTGTTCACCAAACTTAAAGTTTATAGTGGTTCTGCTCATCCTCATGAAGCACAACAACCAGCAGTTTTAACCATTAATACCATCCCCGGAGGTAATAAATAA
- the truA gene encoding tRNA pseudouridine(38-40) synthase TruA encodes MENSTLEKKRVAIVIQYLGANYHGWQRQPNYNSVQEEIEKAIASVVGNPVTIHGAGRTDSGVHAAAQVAHFEVNFPIPADRWSKVLNSCLPDDIVIRASAQVANDWHACFGASFRRYRYTIYTGKVPNLFLQPFSWHYYHQPLDESLIQKALNPLLGVHDLSAFRRAGSKRLHSILEVQEVICQRKEDLIHIEIQASGFLYGMVRLLVGMLVEVGSGTRSLSEFQDIWVNRRRDLVKYSAPAKGLCLLRVGYPNFPIPEPIWFNTQPIFTFS; translated from the coding sequence ATGGAGAATAGCACCCTAGAAAAAAAAAGAGTTGCAATTGTAATTCAATATTTAGGAGCTAACTATCACGGTTGGCAAAGACAGCCTAACTATAATAGTGTTCAAGAAGAAATAGAAAAAGCGATCGCCTCTGTTGTGGGTAATCCTGTCACCATTCACGGTGCTGGTAGAACTGACAGTGGAGTTCATGCAGCCGCACAAGTAGCTCATTTTGAAGTTAACTTTCCGATACCTGCTGATCGTTGGTCAAAAGTTCTTAATAGTTGTTTACCTGATGATATTGTCATTAGAGCTTCGGCACAGGTAGCTAATGATTGGCACGCTTGTTTTGGCGCTTCTTTTCGACGTTATCGTTATACTATATATACTGGTAAAGTTCCTAACCTATTTTTACAACCTTTTAGTTGGCATTACTATCATCAGCCTTTAGATGAATCATTGATTCAAAAAGCGCTTAATCCCTTACTCGGAGTTCATGATTTGAGTGCTTTTCGTCGGGCGGGTTCTAAACGTTTACACTCTATTTTAGAAGTGCAAGAAGTTATTTGTCAGCGAAAAGAAGACTTGATACATATTGAGATACAGGCTAGTGGTTTTTTATATGGCATGGTAAGGCTATTGGTGGGGATGTTAGTAGAAGTGGGATCAGGAACAAGATCTCTGTCAGAGTTCCAAGACATTTGGGTAAATCGTCGTCGAGATTTAGTGAAATATTCTGCCCCAGCAAAAGGATTATGTTTGTTAAGAGTAGGTTATCCGAATTTTCCGATACCTGAACCAATTTGGTTTAATACTCAACCTATTTTTACTTTTAGTTAA